One genomic segment of Bradyrhizobium diazoefficiens includes these proteins:
- a CDS encoding serine hydrolase domain-containing protein produces MQSQAEIDEILRQKCDKEIPGVVAIAASGSDMLYHGAFGKRDLSKPHAMTEDSVFWIASMTKAVTTAGAMQLVEQGKLSLDAPIGEVLPDLAKPQVLEGFDAAGEPKLRPAKGPITLRQLMTHTAGFCYNMWNGDLAVYLEKTGIPAITTCQNAALKTPVMSDPGTRWEYGTNIDFVGKAVEAVSGKRLDAYLRDNLFAPLGMSDTAFKITDDMRRRLVGMHARGEDGQLASIPFELEQEPEFHMGGGGLYSTAADYIKFTQMILNKGRGNGNQVLKAETVATMGQNHIGDLAMGKMTTAAPMYTNDVDLYPEQVKKWGLSFMINTAQTAEGRSAGSLAWAGLANTYYWIDPARDVTGVILMQLLPFADAKCLEAFAGFERGVYAGLDAGSGQKAA; encoded by the coding sequence ATGCAAAGCCAAGCCGAGATCGACGAGATCCTACGCCAGAAGTGCGACAAGGAAATTCCCGGCGTCGTCGCGATCGCTGCGAGCGGCAGCGACATGTTGTATCACGGTGCATTCGGCAAACGCGATTTGTCGAAGCCCCACGCAATGACCGAGGACAGCGTGTTCTGGATCGCCTCGATGACGAAGGCGGTGACGACGGCCGGCGCGATGCAGCTGGTCGAGCAGGGCAAGCTGTCGCTGGACGCGCCGATCGGCGAAGTGCTGCCCGACCTCGCCAAGCCGCAGGTGCTCGAAGGCTTCGACGCTGCGGGTGAGCCGAAGCTGCGGCCGGCGAAGGGGCCGATCACGCTGCGCCAGCTCATGACCCACACCGCCGGCTTCTGCTACAACATGTGGAACGGCGATCTTGCGGTCTATCTGGAGAAGACCGGCATTCCCGCCATCACCACCTGCCAGAACGCGGCGCTGAAGACGCCTGTCATGTCCGATCCCGGCACGCGCTGGGAATACGGCACCAACATCGATTTCGTCGGCAAGGCGGTGGAAGCCGTCAGCGGCAAGCGGCTGGATGCTTATCTGCGCGACAATCTTTTTGCTCCACTCGGAATGTCTGACACCGCTTTCAAGATCACCGACGACATGCGCAGGCGCCTGGTCGGCATGCATGCACGCGGCGAAGACGGCCAGCTCGCATCGATCCCGTTCGAGCTCGAACAGGAGCCGGAATTCCACATGGGTGGCGGCGGCCTCTATTCGACGGCGGCCGACTACATCAAGTTCACCCAGATGATCCTCAACAAGGGCCGCGGCAACGGCAACCAAGTGCTGAAGGCCGAGACGGTCGCGACGATGGGGCAGAACCACATCGGCGATCTCGCGATGGGCAAGATGACCACGGCAGCGCCGATGTACACCAACGACGTCGATCTCTACCCGGAGCAGGTGAAGAAGTGGGGCCTCAGCTTCATGATCAACACCGCCCAGACGGCGGAAGGCCGCAGCGCCGGCAGCCTCGCCTGGGCTGGCCTTGCCAATACCTACTACTGGATCGACCCTGCGCGCGATGTCACTGGCGTGATCCTGATGCAGCTGCTGCCATTCGCCGATGCAAAATGCCTGGAGGCGTTCGCGGGATTCGAGCGCGGTGTCTATGCCGGGCTCGATGCCGGCAGCGGGCAGAAGGCGGCGTGA
- a CDS encoding adenosine kinase translates to MADVKYDVLGIGNALFDVLVRTDEAFLAKHGMTKGSMSLIDEARAAAIYNDMGPATEVSGGSAANTIVGIGSLGARAAYVGKVKDDQIGKLYVHDIRAAGVAFNTPAAKDGPATGCSYILVTDDGERTMNTYLGAAQDLSPADIDPAEIAAAGIVYLEGYLWDPKNAKDAFVKAAQIAHEAKRKVALTLSDSFCVDRYRDEFLGLMRGGTVDIVFANEAELHSLYMTSDFDTALKQLRSDVELGVVTRSEKGCVVVTPTDAVAAPASPIKQLVDTTGAGDLFAAGFLYGLARDLSHKQCGELGALAAAEVIQHIGARPQTLLKDLARQRGLTV, encoded by the coding sequence ATGGCTGACGTGAAATATGACGTTCTCGGCATCGGCAACGCGCTGTTCGACGTGCTGGTCCGGACCGACGAGGCTTTTCTCGCCAAGCACGGCATGACCAAGGGCAGCATGTCGCTGATCGACGAGGCGCGGGCCGCCGCCATTTACAACGACATGGGCCCGGCGACGGAAGTCTCCGGCGGCTCGGCCGCCAACACCATCGTCGGCATCGGCAGCCTGGGTGCCCGCGCCGCCTATGTCGGCAAGGTCAAGGACGACCAGATCGGCAAGCTCTATGTCCACGACATCCGCGCCGCAGGCGTCGCCTTCAACACGCCGGCCGCGAAGGACGGTCCCGCCACCGGCTGCTCCTACATCCTGGTCACGGATGACGGCGAGCGCACCATGAACACCTATCTCGGCGCGGCGCAGGATTTGTCGCCCGCCGACATCGATCCGGCCGAGATCGCCGCGGCCGGCATCGTCTATCTCGAGGGATATCTCTGGGACCCCAAGAACGCCAAGGACGCTTTCGTCAAGGCCGCTCAGATCGCCCATGAGGCCAAGCGCAAGGTGGCGCTGACGCTGTCGGATTCGTTCTGCGTCGACCGCTATCGCGACGAGTTTTTGGGCCTGATGCGGGGCGGCACCGTCGACATCGTGTTCGCCAACGAGGCCGAGCTGCATTCGCTCTACATGACCTCGGATTTCGACACCGCGCTGAAGCAGCTGCGCAGCGACGTCGAGCTGGGCGTCGTCACCCGCAGCGAGAAGGGCTGCGTAGTGGTGACCCCGACCGACGCCGTCGCGGCCCCTGCCTCGCCGATCAAGCAATTGGTGGATACCACCGGCGCGGGCGATCTCTTCGCGGCAGGCTTCCTCTATGGGCTCGCGCGCGATCTGTCGCACAAGCAGTGCGGCGAGCTCGGCGCGCTCGCCGCTGCCGAAGTGATCCAGCACATCGGCGCACGTCCGCAAACATTGCTGAAGGATCTCGCCCGGCAGCGCGGGCTGACGGTTTAG
- the murJ gene encoding murein biosynthesis integral membrane protein MurJ — MIRSFLTVSTGTLASRLLGFARDSLIAALLGTGAVADAFLAAFQLVNVVRRLLSEGALNAALIPAWLRVRDRNGEAAASAFAGRVLGTVSAALIAISAVIALVMPLIMTIIAPGFLGSATLDLAVQNARLMLPYLAFAGPVTVLMGLLNAKGRFALTAFSPLLFNIALIAAIGLLLGWHADAGFAAWMLAAAVGIAGLLQLLMLLSQRSASLATPLRVNLDKEMRGFFAKAIPGMIASSGPQWLMVAGAIIASATPSAVSWLYFANRLIELPLGIVGVAMGTVLVPELTRAVTSGDRDAVAHAESRALELAAGLALPATLGLIVLADPIVRLLFEHGAFGADDSAATAHALMWLALGLPAHVLIKALSPAFYARSDTMMPLLATAKGFVVAVALAVLLGHVFGASGIAASIAAGAWSSALLLLRKGTSEFGFSADAAARKRLPRIVLAACAMGALLWLTTDLVPAEAHGLIRVITLGLQIAAGIAGYGLLLQILGAASWREAAAVLKRPAH; from the coding sequence ATGATCCGCTCCTTCCTCACCGTCTCGACGGGAACACTGGCCTCGCGGCTGCTGGGCTTTGCGCGCGATTCCCTGATCGCGGCTTTGCTCGGCACCGGCGCCGTGGCGGACGCGTTTCTGGCCGCCTTCCAGCTCGTCAATGTGGTGCGGCGCCTGCTCAGCGAGGGCGCCCTGAATGCGGCGCTGATCCCGGCCTGGCTGCGTGTCAGGGACCGCAATGGCGAAGCGGCCGCGTCCGCCTTCGCGGGGCGCGTGCTCGGCACGGTCAGTGCGGCGCTGATCGCGATCTCCGCCGTGATTGCGCTGGTGATGCCGCTGATCATGACGATCATCGCGCCCGGCTTTCTCGGTAGCGCGACGCTCGATCTCGCCGTGCAGAACGCGCGGCTGATGCTGCCTTACCTCGCTTTCGCCGGCCCCGTCACCGTGCTGATGGGCCTGCTGAACGCGAAAGGCCGCTTCGCGCTCACGGCATTCTCACCGCTGCTGTTCAACATTGCGCTGATCGCCGCGATCGGGCTGCTGCTGGGCTGGCATGCGGATGCCGGCTTCGCGGCGTGGATGCTGGCGGCCGCCGTCGGCATCGCCGGGCTGCTGCAACTGTTGATGCTCCTGTCGCAGCGAAGTGCAAGTCTTGCGACGCCGTTGCGCGTAAACCTCGACAAGGAGATGCGCGGCTTCTTCGCCAAGGCGATTCCCGGCATGATCGCAAGCTCGGGGCCGCAATGGCTGATGGTGGCCGGCGCGATCATCGCTTCCGCGACACCCTCCGCGGTGTCCTGGCTCTATTTCGCCAACCGCTTGATCGAGCTGCCGCTCGGCATCGTCGGCGTCGCCATGGGCACGGTGCTGGTGCCCGAGCTGACGCGCGCCGTCACCAGCGGCGACCGCGACGCGGTGGCGCATGCGGAATCGCGCGCGCTCGAGCTTGCGGCCGGGCTCGCGCTGCCGGCCACCCTCGGCCTGATCGTGCTGGCCGACCCGATCGTGCGGCTCTTGTTCGAGCATGGCGCGTTCGGCGCCGATGACAGCGCGGCGACCGCGCATGCGCTGATGTGGCTGGCGCTGGGCCTGCCGGCGCACGTGCTGATCAAGGCGCTGTCGCCGGCGTTCTATGCCCGCAGCGACACGATGATGCCGCTGCTCGCCACGGCCAAAGGATTTGTGGTCGCGGTCGCTCTCGCCGTCCTGCTCGGCCATGTCTTCGGCGCGAGCGGGATCGCCGCGAGCATTGCGGCCGGCGCCTGGAGCAGCGCGCTGTTGCTGCTCCGGAAAGGCACCAGCGAGTTCGGCTTCTCGGCCGATGCCGCCGCGCGAAAACGGCTGCCGCGGATCGTGCTCGCCGCTTGCGCCATGGGCGCCCTGCTCTGGCTGACCACGGATCTCGTGCCCGCCGAAGCGCACGGCCTCATCCGCGTCATCACCCTCGGCCTGCAGATCGCAGCCGGAATCGCCGGCTATGGCTTGCTCCTGCAAATCCTCGGCGCAGCCTCGTGGCGCGAAGCGGCTGCCGTCCTGAAGCGGCCCGCACATTAG
- the trpS gene encoding tryptophan--tRNA ligase, with the protein MPFVERVFSGVQPTGNLHLGNYLGAIVNFVKMQETHNCIYCVVDMHAITQGVDVWGGPAELARNTREVTAAFIASGIDPNKHIVFNQSQVSGHAELAWIFNCVARMGWLGRMTQFKEKAGKDRENASVGLFDYPVLMAADILLYRATHVPVGEDQKQHLELSRDIAQKFNNDFGDSIRSNGASDGLFFPLPEPLITGPATRVMSLRDGTKKMSKSDASDNSRINLTDDADTIAQKIRKAKTDPEPLPTEEKGLEARPEADNLVGIFAALSGRSKADVLREFGSGQFSSFKNALAELCVTKLAPIAGEMKRLVADPGHIDAILNEGSDRARAIADQTMKLSKDIVGFIRRR; encoded by the coding sequence ATGCCATTCGTTGAACGGGTCTTTTCCGGCGTCCAGCCGACCGGCAATCTGCATCTCGGCAATTACCTCGGCGCGATCGTCAACTTCGTGAAGATGCAGGAAACCCATAACTGCATCTATTGCGTCGTCGACATGCACGCGATCACGCAAGGCGTGGACGTCTGGGGCGGCCCGGCCGAGCTCGCGCGCAACACCCGCGAAGTCACCGCGGCATTCATCGCCAGCGGCATCGATCCCAACAAGCACATCGTGTTCAACCAGAGCCAGGTCTCGGGCCATGCCGAGCTCGCCTGGATCTTCAACTGCGTCGCGCGGATGGGCTGGCTCGGCCGCATGACCCAGTTCAAGGAGAAGGCCGGCAAGGACCGCGAGAACGCTTCCGTCGGGCTATTCGACTATCCCGTGCTGATGGCCGCCGACATCCTGCTTTATCGCGCCACCCATGTGCCGGTCGGCGAGGACCAGAAGCAGCATCTCGAGCTTTCGCGCGACATCGCGCAGAAGTTCAACAACGATTTTGGCGATTCCATCCGCAGCAACGGCGCCAGCGACGGCCTGTTCTTCCCGCTGCCGGAACCCTTGATCACGGGACCGGCGACGCGGGTCATGTCCTTGCGCGACGGCACCAAGAAGATGTCGAAGTCGGATGCCTCGGACAATTCGCGCATCAACCTCACCGACGATGCCGACACCATCGCGCAGAAGATCCGCAAGGCGAAGACCGATCCGGAGCCGCTGCCGACCGAGGAGAAAGGCCTGGAAGCGCGCCCCGAGGCCGACAATCTCGTCGGCATCTTCGCAGCCCTGTCCGGTCGCTCCAAGGCCGACGTGCTACGCGAGTTCGGCAGCGGTCAGTTCTCCAGCTTCAAGAATGCGCTGGCGGAGCTGTGCGTGACCAAGCTCGCGCCGATCGCCGGCGAGATGAAGCGGCTCGTTGCCGATCCCGGCCATATCGACGCGATCCTGAACGAGGGTTCCGACCGCGCCCGCGCCATCGCCGACCAGACCATGAAGCTCTCGAAGGACATCGTCGGCTTCATCCGCCGGCGCTGA
- a CDS encoding universal stress protein has translation MTSKRLCFESGHKPKCLVIVDDTAEWDRAVYYASRWAIRAGGGVVLLRIIEPEQQSQEWLGVADIMRAEAQEAAEAALDRAAGRANGIAAITPERVIREGAAMDQLLAVIDEDPDIAMLVLAANPGAEGPGPLVALLAHALGTFPVPVTIISGALSDQSVDSLS, from the coding sequence ATGACTAGCAAGCGACTTTGCTTCGAGTCGGGTCACAAGCCCAAATGCCTCGTCATTGTCGACGACACCGCCGAATGGGATCGCGCAGTCTATTACGCCAGCCGCTGGGCGATCCGCGCCGGCGGCGGCGTGGTGCTGCTGCGCATCATCGAGCCCGAACAGCAGAGCCAGGAATGGCTTGGTGTCGCCGACATCATGCGCGCCGAGGCGCAGGAAGCAGCCGAAGCCGCGCTCGACCGCGCCGCCGGCAGAGCCAACGGCATCGCCGCGATCACGCCGGAGCGGGTGATCCGCGAAGGCGCCGCGATGGACCAGCTGCTGGCGGTGATCGACGAGGACCCTGACATCGCCATGCTGGTGCTCGCCGCCAATCCCGGCGCCGAGGGACCCGGGCCGCTGGTCGCGCTGCTCGCGCATGCGCTGGGCACGTTCCCGGTGCCGGTGACGATCATTTCGGGTGCGCTGAGCGATCAAAGCGTGGATTCGCTGTCGTAG
- a CDS encoding IS481 family transposase translates to MDERVRFISDQRTGLWTMTELCERYEISRKTGYKWLERYRLEGPAGLADRSHAARVHGRATPQHIVDAIVGLRLERPSWGPRKIVSKLEARQGDVDWPSASTAGGILKRAGLVSNRRTRRRAPPRMGQLTVPQHANHVWALDHKGWIRLGDGSRVEPFTVTDGFSRYLISLAATGSTQHAECQPLLERAFREYGLPQIIRSDNGSPFASTGTTGLTALSVWWIKLGIRHERIDPGHPQQNGRHERFHLTLLEAMQPPPPTQAAQARRFAAFVRDYNEERPHESLGQRPPASVYQPSSRAMPRRLPEPDYPAEAAVRQVRSNGEIKWRGELIHISSALIGEAVAVEEAADGQWQVRFFHIPIGIIDQKTRRLRRCASAAPQPTKP, encoded by the coding sequence ATGGACGAACGAGTTCGCTTCATCTCGGATCAGCGAACCGGCTTGTGGACGATGACGGAGCTTTGCGAGCGCTACGAGATTAGCCGCAAGACCGGTTATAAGTGGCTGGAGCGCTACCGGTTGGAAGGACCTGCCGGGCTGGCGGATCGCTCCCATGCCGCGCGGGTTCATGGACGGGCGACACCACAGCACATCGTGGATGCGATTGTGGGGCTGCGGCTTGAGCGGCCGAGCTGGGGACCGCGCAAGATCGTCAGCAAACTTGAGGCTCGCCAAGGGGACGTCGATTGGCCGTCGGCCTCGACGGCGGGCGGGATTCTCAAACGGGCGGGACTGGTGAGCAACCGTCGGACCCGGCGGCGTGCGCCGCCGCGCATGGGGCAACTGACGGTGCCTCAGCATGCCAACCATGTATGGGCGCTCGATCACAAGGGCTGGATCCGCCTGGGCGACGGATCTCGCGTTGAACCGTTCACGGTGACCGATGGCTTCAGCCGCTATTTGATTAGCCTGGCGGCGACGGGCAGCACGCAACATGCCGAGTGCCAACCGCTGCTGGAGCGGGCGTTTCGCGAGTACGGCTTGCCGCAGATCATCCGCTCCGACAACGGCTCGCCGTTCGCCTCGACCGGAACCACGGGCCTGACGGCACTGTCGGTATGGTGGATCAAGCTTGGCATCCGCCATGAACGGATTGATCCCGGCCATCCACAGCAGAACGGCCGCCACGAGCGTTTTCACCTCACGCTTCTGGAGGCCATGCAGCCGCCGCCGCCGACCCAGGCCGCGCAGGCTCGTCGCTTCGCGGCATTCGTGCGCGACTACAACGAAGAACGACCGCACGAGTCACTTGGCCAGCGCCCACCTGCCAGCGTCTATCAGCCTTCGTCTCGTGCGATGCCGAGGCGGCTTCCGGAGCCGGATTATCCAGCCGAAGCCGCGGTGCGCCAGGTCCGCTCCAACGGCGAGATCAAGTGGCGCGGCGAACTCATTCACATCTCCAGCGCTCTCATTGGTGAGGCCGTTGCCGTCGAGGAGGCCGCCGATGGGCAATGGCAAGTGCGCTTCTTCCACATACCGATCGGCATCATCGACCAGAAAACACGCAGGCTGCGGCGCTGCGCTAGCGCAGCGCCGCAGCCGACCAAACCATGA
- a CDS encoding NifU family protein encodes MFIQTEPTPNPATLKFIPGRVVVDGSPMEFSNREAATRSPLAEKLFDVPGVTGVFYGSDFITVTKASGEWQQLKPAILGAIMEHYMSGAPLLAGGEAQGDADLDDEDEFFDEADAETVDMIKDLIETRVRPAVANDGGDITFRGFKDGIVYLNMKGACSGCPSSTATLQHGIQNLLKHFVPDVVEVRPM; translated from the coding sequence ATGTTCATTCAAACCGAACCCACCCCCAATCCCGCCACGCTGAAGTTCATTCCCGGCCGCGTCGTGGTCGACGGCAGCCCGATGGAATTTTCCAACCGCGAAGCGGCCACGCGCTCGCCGCTCGCCGAAAAGCTGTTCGACGTGCCCGGCGTCACCGGCGTGTTCTATGGATCGGACTTCATCACCGTGACCAAGGCGAGCGGTGAATGGCAGCAGCTCAAGCCCGCGATCCTGGGCGCCATCATGGAGCATTACATGTCCGGCGCGCCGCTGCTCGCCGGCGGCGAGGCCCAAGGCGATGCCGATCTCGACGACGAGGACGAGTTCTTCGACGAGGCCGATGCCGAGACGGTCGACATGATCAAGGACCTGATCGAGACCCGCGTGCGGCCGGCGGTCGCCAATGACGGCGGCGACATCACCTTCCGCGGCTTCAAGGACGGCATCGTCTATCTCAACATGAAGGGCGCCTGCTCCGGCTGCCCGTCATCGACCGCGACGCTCCAGCACGGTATCCAGAACCTGCTCAAGCACTTCGTGCCCGACGTGGTCGAAGTCCGGCCGATGTGA
- the tsaB gene encoding tRNA (adenosine(37)-N6)-threonylcarbamoyltransferase complex dimerization subunit type 1 TsaB — MLILAIDTALDACAAAVLDTETAELRARESLPMKRGHAEALMPLIARVMQSADLTFSSLDRIAVTVGPGSFTGLRVGISAARGLALAAGKPAVGLTTLSAYAAAVVGQSKSAPVISAIDARHDHVYFQIVAGDGSQLVRPGIVPIDEAIAASQFGAPHLVGNAANLLAGRWPKDAPQPVAVDAQPAPGIGWVAWLGAAADPETNPARPFYLKAPDAKPAALPPLAAQAANS; from the coding sequence ATGCTGATCCTCGCCATCGATACTGCGCTCGACGCTTGCGCTGCAGCCGTGCTCGACACCGAAACGGCCGAGCTGCGCGCGCGGGAATCGCTTCCGATGAAGCGCGGTCACGCCGAAGCGCTGATGCCGCTGATCGCGCGCGTGATGCAGTCGGCCGATCTTACCTTCAGCTCGCTGGACCGCATCGCCGTCACCGTCGGTCCCGGCAGCTTCACCGGTCTGAGGGTCGGCATCTCGGCGGCGCGCGGGCTTGCGCTTGCGGCCGGCAAGCCAGCGGTCGGCCTGACCACCTTGTCGGCCTATGCCGCGGCCGTCGTGGGCCAGAGCAAATCGGCGCCCGTGATCTCCGCGATCGATGCCCGGCATGATCACGTCTATTTCCAGATCGTCGCCGGCGACGGCAGCCAGCTGGTGCGGCCGGGAATTGTCCCGATCGACGAGGCGATCGCGGCCTCACAGTTCGGCGCCCCGCATCTGGTCGGCAATGCCGCAAACCTCCTCGCCGGGCGCTGGCCGAAGGACGCGCCGCAGCCTGTTGCGGTGGACGCGCAGCCCGCGCCCGGCATCGGCTGGGTCGCCTGGCTCGGTGCCGCGGCCGATCCCGAGACCAATCCGGCGCGGCCGTTCTATCTGAAGGCGCCCGACGCAAAGCCGGCCGCACTGCCGCCGCTCGCAGCGCAAGCCGCAAACTCATGA
- the rimI gene encoding ribosomal protein S18-alanine N-acetyltransferase, with amino-acid sequence MMKWFSEWWRGGTAAVEPASARDAARLAQLHGASFAHGWGEGEFESMMTERNTLVHRLRLGRKTIGFAVSRIGADEAEILSIAVDPSHRGRGLSRTLLMTHLGHLAGRGVRTIFLEVEENNQPARRLYERAGFMVVGRRERYYKQPNGEQLDALLMRRDLS; translated from the coding sequence ATGATGAAGTGGTTTTCGGAATGGTGGCGCGGCGGCACGGCCGCCGTCGAGCCCGCGTCCGCGCGCGACGCTGCACGGCTGGCACAGCTGCACGGCGCTTCCTTCGCGCACGGCTGGGGCGAAGGCGAATTCGAAAGCATGATGACCGAGCGCAACACGCTGGTGCATCGCTTGCGCCTCGGCCGCAAGACGATCGGCTTTGCGGTGTCGCGGATCGGCGCAGACGAAGCGGAAATCCTCTCGATCGCGGTCGATCCGTCACATCGCGGCCGCGGCCTCTCCCGCACGCTGCTGATGACCCATCTCGGTCATCTCGCCGGGCGCGGTGTGCGCACGATATTTCTCGAGGTCGAGGAAAATAACCAGCCGGCGCGGCGGCTCTACGAGAGGGCCGGATTCATGGTGGTGGGGCGCCGCGAACGCTACTATAAGCAGCCGAACGGGGAACAATTGGACGCCCTTCTGATGCGGCGTGACTTGTCGTAA
- a CDS encoding Fur family transcriptional regulator, translating to MTALKPSSASKASGIEARCAATGMRMTEQRRVIARVLAEAVDHPDVEELYRRCVAVDDKISISTVYRTVKLFEDAGIIERHDFREGRARYETMRDSHHDHLINLRDGKVIEFTSEEIEKLQAEIARKLGYKLVDHRLELYCVPLDDDTPTS from the coding sequence ATGACCGCACTGAAACCTTCTTCCGCATCCAAGGCGTCCGGCATCGAGGCGCGCTGTGCCGCCACCGGCATGCGCATGACCGAGCAGCGCCGCGTCATCGCCCGCGTGCTGGCCGAGGCGGTCGATCATCCAGATGTCGAGGAACTCTACCGGCGCTGCGTCGCCGTCGACGACAAGATCTCGATCTCGACCGTGTATCGCACCGTGAAACTGTTCGAGGATGCCGGCATCATCGAGCGTCATGATTTCCGCGAGGGCCGCGCGCGCTACGAGACGATGCGCGACAGCCACCACGACCACCTGATCAATCTGCGCGACGGCAAGGTGATCGAGTTCACCTCCGAGGAGATCGAGAAGCTGCAGGCGGAGATCGCCCGCAAGCTCGGCTACAAGCTCGTCGATCACCGGCTCGAGCTCTATTGCGTTCCGCTCGACGACGACACGCCGACGTCTTGA
- a CDS encoding HAD family hydrolase, which produces MPIDLIIFDCDGVLVDSEVISCRAHANVLTRHGYPITSEQVFARFLGRSRRQANAEIETELGRKLPEAYHGDLQDELHRSFEADLEAIRGIHDVLDVVTQAVCVASSGSHQRMQVSLGSTGLYERLAPNIFSASQVTNGKPAPDLFLFAAREMGVPPERCVVIEDSLAGIAGARAAGMTVFGFCGGSHCGEGHAEALHRAGADLTFADMHQLPELVRRVEADAVAG; this is translated from the coding sequence GTGCCGATCGACCTCATCATCTTCGATTGCGACGGCGTGCTCGTGGACAGCGAGGTGATCTCCTGTCGCGCCCATGCCAATGTGCTGACCCGGCATGGCTATCCGATCACCTCGGAGCAGGTGTTCGCGCGCTTCCTCGGCCGCTCCAGGCGGCAGGCGAACGCCGAGATCGAGACCGAGCTCGGCCGCAAGCTGCCGGAGGCCTATCACGGCGACCTGCAGGACGAGCTGCACCGCTCATTCGAGGCCGACCTCGAAGCGATCCGCGGCATCCATGATGTGCTCGATGTGGTGACGCAAGCCGTCTGTGTCGCCTCGAGCGGCTCGCATCAGCGCATGCAGGTGAGCCTGGGGAGCACCGGGCTCTACGAGCGCCTGGCGCCAAACATCTTCTCGGCTTCGCAGGTGACAAACGGCAAGCCGGCGCCCGACCTGTTCCTGTTCGCAGCGCGCGAAATGGGCGTGCCGCCCGAGCGCTGCGTCGTGATCGAGGACAGCTTGGCCGGCATTGCCGGCGCCCGGGCGGCCGGCATGACCGTGTTCGGCTTCTGCGGCGGCAGCCATTGCGGCGAAGGCCATGCCGAGGCCCTGCACCGGGCCGGCGCCGACCTGACCTTTGCCGACATGCACCAGCTGCCGGAGCTGGTCCGGCGGGTCGAGGCGGACGCCGTGGCGGGCTAG